One region of Halomicrobium urmianum genomic DNA includes:
- a CDS encoding DUF7504 family protein, with the protein MEGPSRSSSDSQAIDVDSFPSALSGGSTVLIAGSVEPATYAVGLRALCHSGDADDTAFVVTTTESADETVATYDTVCDRSEAPSLGLVDTTSEQRNVTALYEEEPVVFVNGSSDLERIVIGLSDLSGTRSPSHGARHLLVRSLTPVLEAVSVDDVSTVLKRISGLRTDDGLTLIGVDYTAHSKDTIDALAERVDGILWTSMPSESTVQFEYEPTAGRHSRSQFDD; encoded by the coding sequence ATGGAGGGACCGTCTCGATCGTCGTCCGATTCTCAGGCCATCGATGTGGATTCGTTTCCGAGCGCACTATCGGGGGGATCGACCGTGCTCATCGCGGGAAGTGTCGAACCGGCGACGTACGCCGTCGGCCTCCGTGCGCTCTGCCACTCTGGGGACGCCGACGACACCGCCTTCGTCGTGACGACCACGGAGAGCGCCGACGAGACAGTGGCGACGTACGATACCGTCTGCGACCGATCTGAAGCGCCGTCGCTCGGCCTCGTGGATACCACCTCCGAGCAACGGAACGTCACGGCACTCTACGAGGAAGAGCCTGTCGTCTTCGTCAACGGGTCAAGCGACCTCGAACGGATCGTGATCGGTCTCTCCGATCTCTCGGGAACACGATCGCCGTCACACGGAGCGCGTCACCTCCTCGTTCGATCCCTGACCCCTGTTCTGGAAGCAGTATCTGTCGACGACGTGTCGACGGTCCTCAAGCGTATCAGCGGTCTCCGGACAGATGATGGCCTTACTCTCATCGGCGTCGACTACACGGCCCACAGCAAGGACACCATAGACGCGCTGGCTGAGCGGGTAGACGGTATACTCTGGACCAGCATGCCCTCCGAATCGACTGTCCAGTTCGAGTACGAACCGACGGCCGGGCGACACAGTCGGTCTCAGTTCGACGATTGA
- a CDS encoding MFS transporter: MTEQRQFYVLYLTRFVGSLGFVMLTTLLPDFIDELGATGLVVGLFVTALSVGRTVAVVPLGWAADRYDKRTILLVSLVLSTAAYAMFAFVDTSATFVVARTLQGLGIVGVGLVVLALVGQFASAGERANQIGKLNSWRMAAGIAGSLGVGIASTVLGVGPMMATLVALYVMATVAVWLFVPTDETSTGFAFFDLALNDRILTITTFRAQYAVAVTLVRKWVPIFVGVSAAQGGLALSTFAVGAVVAAEKFTNMLAQPYTGSLSDEYGRALFVFVGGGCYGLVALVVPFAPEIGSILNVSLTLPQIGTLPPAFFIAVVLNGLLGIADSIREPASMALFADEGAGSGITSSFGIRGLVWRPGAILAPLLGGYLMSAFGMDWVFFAGALAAFSGILVFYGVLSVRHGKRALYQW; this comes from the coding sequence ATGACGGAGCAGCGACAGTTCTACGTTCTCTATCTCACGCGGTTCGTCGGGAGTCTCGGATTCGTGATGCTCACGACGCTGCTCCCGGACTTCATTGACGAGCTGGGCGCCACTGGGCTGGTCGTCGGACTGTTCGTTACTGCGCTTAGTGTCGGTCGAACTGTAGCCGTTGTTCCACTCGGTTGGGCGGCCGATCGTTACGACAAACGCACGATTCTTCTCGTATCGTTGGTTCTCAGCACGGCCGCCTACGCGATGTTCGCCTTCGTCGATACCTCGGCGACCTTCGTCGTCGCACGGACGCTACAGGGTCTCGGCATCGTCGGGGTCGGTTTAGTGGTACTGGCACTCGTCGGTCAGTTCGCGTCAGCTGGTGAACGAGCAAATCAGATCGGGAAGCTCAATTCTTGGCGGATGGCTGCGGGGATTGCCGGCTCGCTCGGCGTCGGTATCGCTTCGACCGTTCTGGGCGTCGGACCGATGATGGCTACTCTCGTTGCCTTATACGTGATGGCGACAGTGGCTGTGTGGTTGTTCGTCCCCACCGACGAGACCAGCACTGGATTCGCCTTCTTCGATCTCGCACTCAACGACCGAATCCTCACGATCACGACTTTCCGGGCGCAGTACGCTGTCGCCGTTACGCTCGTCCGGAAGTGGGTCCCGATCTTCGTCGGCGTGTCTGCAGCCCAGGGCGGGCTCGCACTGAGTACGTTCGCGGTCGGTGCCGTCGTCGCCGCGGAGAAGTTCACTAATATGCTGGCTCAGCCGTACACGGGAAGTCTCTCAGACGAATACGGCCGCGCACTGTTCGTCTTCGTTGGCGGGGGCTGTTACGGTCTCGTTGCGCTGGTCGTTCCGTTCGCCCCGGAGATTGGTTCTATTCTCAATGTCAGCCTGACGCTACCGCAGATCGGTACGTTACCGCCAGCGTTCTTCATCGCTGTCGTACTCAATGGTCTGCTCGGCATTGCAGACAGTATCAGAGAGCCGGCCAGTATGGCCCTGTTCGCCGACGAGGGCGCCGGGAGTGGTATCACGAGCAGTTTCGGGATTCGCGGACTCGTCTGGCGACCCGGCGCGATCCTGGCACCGCTCCTCGGCGGCTACCTGATGTCCGCGTTCGGTATGGACTGGGTTTTCTTCGCCGGTGCTCTCGCTGCGTTCAGCGGTATTCTCGTTTTCTACGGTGTTCTCTCTGTGCGTCACGGGAAGCGCGCACTCTACCAGTGGTGA
- a CDS encoding macro domain-containing protein codes for MEFEIIQGDIAEQSADALVNAAGTTLKMGSGVAGALRRAAGGPINEEAISKGPIDLGEVAVTDAYQLDADHVIHAAAMPHYGNGRASAESIRTATENALEAADDLDCESVVIPILGTGAAGFSFDHGARIVCETVWRYEPETLEDIRVIAYSDGEHQTLQEIADDVRTH; via the coding sequence ATGGAATTTGAAATTATTCAGGGCGATATCGCCGAACAGTCCGCAGACGCCCTCGTGAACGCAGCAGGGACGACTCTCAAGATGGGGAGTGGGGTCGCTGGCGCACTCCGGAGAGCAGCCGGTGGCCCGATCAACGAGGAGGCCATCTCAAAAGGGCCGATCGATCTCGGCGAGGTCGCCGTGACGGATGCATACCAACTGGACGCAGACCACGTCATTCACGCTGCCGCAATGCCCCACTACGGCAACGGTCGGGCGTCGGCCGAGAGTATCCGTACTGCCACAGAGAACGCCCTTGAAGCCGCTGACGACCTGGACTGTGAATCAGTCGTCATCCCGATCCTGGGGACCGGAGCTGCCGGCTTCTCCTTTGACCATGGGGCACGAATCGTCTGTGAGACCGTCTGGCGCTACGAACCGGAGACGCTAGAAGACATTCGTGTCATCGCGTATTCCGACGGCGAGCACCAGACGCTCCAGGAGATAGCCGACGACGTCCGAACCCACTAA
- a CDS encoding RNase J family beta-CASP ribonuclease — MEIEIATIGGYEEVGRQMTAVRAGDDIVIFDMGLNLSKVLIHDNIRTEGMHSLDLIDMGAIPDDRVMSDLEGDVKAIVPTHGHLDHIGAIPKLAHRYDAPIVASPFTLALVEGEIHDENKFHVQNDLVEMEAGETMSIGERTELEFVNVTHSTIDAVNPVIHTPEGAIVYGLDKRIDHTPVIGDPIDMKRFREIGREDEGVLCYIEDCTNANKKGRTPSEAVARSQLHDVMKSLEDYDGGIVATTFASHIARVSSLIEFAEEIGREPVLLGRSMEQYSGTADRIGATSLPDDIGMYGHRKSVDRAFERIMNEGKDEYLPIVTGHQGEPRAMLTRMGRGETTFELDDGDKVLFSAGIIPEPTNEGQRYQAESLLKMQGARIYDDIHVSGHLRQEGHYEMLDALQPQHVIPAHQDIGGFSGYVDLAGNQGYKLGRDLHVTSNGNIIELV; from the coding sequence ATGGAAATCGAGATTGCGACAATCGGCGGTTACGAAGAGGTTGGGCGGCAGATGACGGCAGTCCGTGCCGGGGATGACATCGTCATCTTCGACATGGGGCTGAACCTCTCGAAGGTACTGATCCACGACAATATCCGGACCGAGGGCATGCACTCACTGGATCTCATCGACATGGGTGCCATCCCGGACGACCGCGTCATGTCTGATCTCGAGGGCGATGTGAAGGCTATCGTGCCGACCCACGGTCACCTCGACCACATCGGCGCAATTCCCAAGCTGGCTCATCGATACGATGCACCCATCGTCGCCAGCCCCTTCACGCTCGCTCTGGTCGAGGGGGAGATCCACGACGAGAACAAGTTCCACGTCCAGAACGACCTCGTCGAGATGGAGGCCGGCGAGACGATGTCGATCGGCGAGCGTACCGAACTCGAGTTCGTCAACGTCACGCACTCGACGATTGATGCAGTCAACCCGGTCATCCACACGCCGGAAGGCGCCATCGTCTACGGCCTCGACAAGCGAATCGACCATACCCCCGTCATCGGTGACCCCATCGATATGAAGCGGTTCCGCGAGATCGGCCGCGAAGACGAGGGTGTCCTCTGTTATATCGAGGACTGCACCAACGCCAATAAGAAGGGCCGCACGCCGAGCGAGGCCGTCGCTCGCAGCCAGCTCCACGACGTCATGAAGAGTCTCGAGGACTACGACGGCGGCATCGTCGCCACGACGTTCGCCTCTCACATTGCTCGCGTCTCGTCCCTCATCGAGTTCGCAGAGGAGATCGGCCGCGAACCCGTCTTGCTCGGCCGGTCGATGGAGCAATACTCCGGGACGGCCGATCGGATCGGCGCGACGTCGCTTCCGGACGATATCGGAATGTACGGCCATCGCAAATCCGTCGATCGTGCGTTCGAGCGGATCATGAACGAGGGCAAAGACGAATATCTTCCCATCGTGACTGGCCATCAGGGCGAGCCACGCGCGATGCTCACCCGGATGGGTCGCGGTGAGACGACGTTCGAACTCGACGACGGCGACAAGGTTCTCTTCTCGGCAGGAATCATTCCAGAACCAACCAACGAGGGTCAGCGCTATCAGGCTGAATCGCTCCTGAAAATGCAGGGCGCCCGTATCTACGACGATATCCACGTCTCTGGCCACCTCCGGCAGGAGGGCCACTACGAGATGCTCGACGCCCTCCAGCCCCAGCACGTCATTCCAGCTCACCAGGACATAGGCGGCTTCTCCGGATACGTCGACCTCGCCGGCAACCAGGGTTACAAGCTTGGCCGGGACCTCCACGTCACGTCGAACGGCAATATCATCGAGCTGGTCTGA
- a CDS encoding DUF5786 family protein — protein MGFGSYDESEQQNQDVGVDNDDEGVSVHENDHEGEITFEADTSTDDLIDKLQDIQDGDAE, from the coding sequence ATGGGTTTTGGCAGCTACGACGAATCCGAGCAGCAGAATCAGGACGTTGGCGTTGACAACGACGATGAAGGGGTTTCCGTTCACGAAAACGACCACGAGGGAGAGATCACCTTCGAGGCAGACACGTCTACTGACGACCTGATCGACAAGCTGCAGGACATTCAGGACGGCGACGCCGAATAG
- a CDS encoding Cdc6/Cdc18 family protein, whose translation MSEDSDGANQSLDDFWASEDPIFARKELLDIEHIPNEDRIIGRDEEIEDIASCIHPAVRGQSPRNMLIYGKTGTGKSLVAKHVTQSAQEYALQNNTKMGRAYVDCTQKKTETRAIINLARSINNPDKTGISIPQTGLSTDVYYHRFWQILDDLYDVAILILDEIDKLKSNEILMQLSRAGEAGKLDSCKVGIIAISNKISFKESLDERVLSSLQDREFIFPPYDANQLREIMRNRQDAFKDGVLTDDVIPLSAAFAAQEHGDARKALDILRNAGELARDQQMERVTEEHVRDAREIADIDRFSQLLDGQPPQIKATVLALSLLAEENPDTDEFSTRDIYEKYQEITAVLDMDTRSQRRMSDRLEEQVFLDILGRTERAGRGYSRGVTHLYYLLEDPDVVQTVILDDSRFSELQEVDL comes from the coding sequence ATGTCCGAGGACTCCGACGGGGCGAATCAGTCGCTCGACGACTTCTGGGCTAGCGAGGACCCCATCTTCGCCCGCAAGGAGCTGCTCGATATCGAGCACATCCCTAACGAGGATCGGATCATCGGCCGAGATGAGGAGATCGAGGACATCGCGTCGTGTATCCATCCCGCGGTCCGGGGGCAGTCGCCGCGAAATATGCTCATCTATGGGAAGACTGGGACCGGGAAGTCCCTCGTTGCGAAGCACGTCACGCAGAGCGCTCAGGAGTATGCTCTCCAGAATAACACCAAGATGGGACGTGCGTATGTCGACTGTACGCAGAAGAAAACGGAGACGCGGGCTATCATCAACCTTGCGCGCTCGATCAACAATCCCGACAAAACCGGTATTTCGATTCCGCAGACGGGGCTCTCGACCGACGTCTACTATCACCGATTCTGGCAGATTCTCGACGACCTATACGACGTTGCGATCCTCATCCTTGACGAGATTGACAAGCTCAAGAGCAACGAGATCCTGATGCAGCTCTCGCGGGCAGGCGAGGCCGGCAAGCTGGATTCGTGCAAGGTGGGAATCATCGCGATCAGCAACAAGATTTCGTTCAAGGAATCCCTCGACGAGCGCGTTCTCAGTAGCCTACAGGACCGTGAATTCATCTTTCCGCCATATGACGCCAACCAGCTGCGCGAGATCATGCGGAACCGGCAGGACGCTTTCAAGGACGGCGTCCTGACTGACGATGTGATCCCGCTGTCGGCCGCGTTCGCCGCCCAAGAGCACGGCGATGCGCGAAAGGCGCTCGACATCCTTCGCAATGCCGGTGAACTGGCACGTGATCAACAGATGGAACGAGTCACGGAAGAGCACGTCCGCGACGCCCGGGAGATTGCCGACATCGACCGGTTTTCGCAATTGCTGGACGGGCAACCGCCACAGATCAAGGCGACCGTCCTGGCGCTATCGCTGTTGGCTGAGGAGAATCCTGACACCGACGAGTTCTCCACTCGCGATATCTACGAAAAGTACCAGGAGATCACTGCAGTCTTGGACATGGACACGCGATCGCAGCGCCGAATGAGCGACCGTCTTGAAGAGCAAGTGTTCCTTGATATCCTGGGCCGCACCGAACGTGCCGGCCGCGGTTACAGCCGCGGTGTCACGCATCTCTACTACCTCCTCGAGGATCCAGACGTGGTCCAGACGGTGATCCTCGATGACTCCCGATTCAGTGAATTGCAGGAAGTCGATCTGTAG
- a CDS encoding PIN domain-containing protein gives MTVYVETDFLLALAKDSDWLQEEAEQALQEYDVETSAYSYLELLIARERYEFDYVTLISNLLDLVPVRDDEEKQIVLKAVNYYSDGMTPFDAFHAAVAETCGNPVLSSEKDYDEIDVTRLQLEPTEE, from the coding sequence ATGACTGTCTACGTAGAGACCGACTTTCTTCTCGCGCTCGCGAAGGACTCAGACTGGCTTCAGGAGGAGGCTGAACAGGCGCTTCAGGAGTACGATGTGGAGACGTCGGCCTACTCGTACCTGGAGCTCTTGATCGCTCGCGAGCGCTACGAGTTTGACTATGTCACCCTAATCTCTAATCTCCTCGATCTCGTCCCCGTGAGGGATGACGAAGAGAAACAGATCGTATTGAAGGCTGTAAACTATTACTCGGACGGTATGACACCGTTCGACGCATTCCATGCAGCTGTAGCGGAGACATGTGGGAATCCGGTACTCTCTTCCGAAAAGGACTACGACGAGATCGACGTCACTCGACTCCAGCTCGAACCGACAGAGGAGTGA
- a CDS encoding AbrB/MazE/SpoVT family DNA-binding domain-containing protein, with protein MTVETDSHGRLYLSKDVRDKYGEKYHVVEYEDKIELIPIADDPLAAVREAAGELRETPHEEIENAIEEEAAKDAGRTDE; from the coding sequence ATGACAGTTGAAACAGATTCTCACGGACGGCTGTACCTATCGAAGGACGTGCGTGACAAATACGGCGAGAAGTATCATGTTGTTGAATATGAGGACAAGATCGAGCTCATCCCGATCGCTGATGATCCGCTCGCAGCTGTTCGAGAAGCTGCTGGTGAGCTCCGAGAGACTCCACACGAGGAGATTGAGAACGCAATCGAAGAAGAAGCAGCCAAGGATGCAGGTAGGACTGACGAATGA
- a CDS encoding Cdc6/Cdc18 family protein, with amino-acid sequence MGITEFSREDVIFADEDVLRDSYQPDDLIERDDELAAYQHALKPVIRGKQPRNLFVYGQTGVGKSLSTNMILDQLLTDQEQYDDLDLRVVSLVCKTLTSSYQVAVRLVNEFRDPGNKLSHRGYAPGAVYEFLWEELNQLENTHVLFVLDEIDSIGTDDDLLYELPRANDNGNVTGPKIGVIGISNDFTFRDNLSARVKDSLAEEELHFPPYDANQLRRILRQRAEDAFLDDVLTDDVIPLCAAFAGQESGSARHALKLLYKAGDLARERGEPPVTEDDVRQASELIEQGRVRDELESLPTQSHITLYAVWALAEEGLTPAKRSKIYERYTEAAQEIGADVKTDRTIHDRLSQLNLKGFLDVEERNEGLRGGSYYQYELDVQSDMVKQVLAAESRTADLFE; translated from the coding sequence ATGGGTATCACGGAGTTCTCACGTGAGGATGTGATCTTCGCGGACGAGGACGTGCTGCGGGACTCGTACCAACCGGACGATCTTATCGAACGGGACGACGAACTCGCAGCGTACCAGCATGCGCTTAAACCCGTTATCAGAGGAAAGCAGCCGCGGAACCTGTTCGTCTACGGACAGACTGGGGTCGGTAAGAGCTTGTCGACGAACATGATCCTCGACCAACTGCTCACCGATCAGGAACAGTACGACGACCTCGACTTGCGGGTGGTCTCACTCGTTTGCAAGACGCTGACCTCGTCGTATCAGGTGGCGGTCCGGCTCGTCAACGAGTTCCGCGACCCCGGCAACAAACTCAGTCACCGCGGGTACGCTCCGGGTGCGGTCTACGAGTTCCTGTGGGAAGAACTGAACCAGTTGGAGAATACGCACGTCCTGTTCGTCTTGGACGAGATCGACAGTATCGGGACGGACGACGACCTCCTGTACGAATTGCCGCGGGCGAACGACAACGGGAATGTGACCGGGCCGAAGATCGGTGTGATAGGCATCTCGAACGATTTCACGTTCCGCGATAATCTGTCTGCTCGTGTGAAGGATAGTTTGGCGGAGGAGGAGTTGCATTTTCCGCCGTACGACGCGAACCAGTTACGCCGCATTTTGCGGCAGCGGGCTGAGGACGCGTTCCTCGACGACGTGTTGACGGATGATGTCATCCCGTTGTGTGCGGCGTTTGCGGGGCAGGAAAGTGGCAGTGCGCGGCACGCGCTCAAGTTGTTGTACAAGGCGGGCGACTTAGCGCGTGAGCGCGGTGAACCGCCGGTCACGGAGGACGACGTCCGGCAGGCTTCGGAACTAATCGAGCAGGGACGGGTGCGCGACGAGCTCGAGTCGTTACCGACGCAGTCGCATATCACGTTGTATGCGGTGTGGGCGTTGGCCGAGGAAGGGTTGACGCCGGCGAAGCGGTCCAAGATCTACGAACGGTACACGGAGGCCGCTCAGGAGATCGGTGCGGACGTGAAGACGGATCGCACCATCCACGACCGGCTGTCCCAGTTGAATCTGAAAGGGTTTCTGGACGTGGAGGAGCGCAACGAAGGGCTGCGCGGCGGCAGCTACTACCAGTACGAGCTTGACGTCCAATCCGACATGGTCAAGCAGGTGCTCGCGGCCGAGTCCCGGACCGCTGACCTTTTCGAGTAA
- a CDS encoding creatininase family protein — protein sequence MYIGDETWTDLGSYFEDESLALVPIGSTEQHGPHLPLKTDALIAEAFAREAARRTGYLCTPTINVGVSAHHRQFHGTMWVDAPVFRDYVESLTRNLTEHGIDRVIYVNAHGGNVQHLREVGRRLRNDEALYAIEWMWNDSINELVDELFDQTGPHGGPKETALVQYLADELVHDDRLSEARDGGVVDITTNDTIVNGARTYYDAIDNTPNGVVGDQTDATAEKGEQLFEEASEQLANLCEWLDAQPFADLMPEPHVE from the coding sequence ATGTACATCGGAGACGAGACCTGGACGGATCTCGGGTCCTATTTCGAGGACGAGTCGCTGGCGCTCGTACCGATCGGCTCGACCGAACAGCACGGCCCACACTTACCGCTGAAGACCGACGCACTGATCGCGGAGGCGTTCGCCCGTGAAGCAGCCAGACGGACGGGCTACCTCTGCACTCCGACGATCAACGTTGGGGTAAGCGCCCACCACCGTCAGTTCCACGGCACGATGTGGGTCGACGCCCCCGTCTTTCGGGACTACGTCGAATCACTCACGCGGAACCTGACGGAACACGGAATCGACCGGGTCATCTATGTGAACGCTCACGGCGGGAACGTGCAGCACCTCCGAGAGGTCGGACGACGGCTCCGGAACGACGAGGCACTGTACGCCATCGAGTGGATGTGGAACGACAGCATCAACGAGCTCGTCGACGAGCTGTTCGATCAGACCGGGCCTCACGGCGGACCGAAGGAGACCGCCCTGGTGCAATACCTCGCTGACGAACTGGTCCACGACGACCGGCTTTCGGAAGCTCGCGACGGCGGCGTAGTCGACATCACGACGAACGACACGATCGTCAACGGTGCACGTACGTACTACGATGCCATCGACAACACACCGAACGGCGTCGTCGGTGACCAGACTGATGCGACCGCCGAGAAGGGAGAACAGCTGTTCGAGGAAGCGTCGGAACAACTCGCTAACCTCTGTGAGTGGCTCGACGCACAGCCATTTGCAGATCTAATGCCGGAGCCACACGTCGAATAG
- a CDS encoding YcaO-like family protein has translation MSNVDIETTDHPATRAERCLGELCGLVTSLRFRQGGRDAGNFVTTELSTAALGDVVDGDSEGSIDVTVGGGGRTREAATLTSLGEFLERYSMYWPVEGTVEATFEELRSAGERVVDPDYLRVWDERDLEEAGLDRFDPETSIDWVGATDLLSGETTFLPVELVAFQSHDDGAGYFPSSTSGAACGSSLAGALIRSLYEAIERDAVMRAWYEQRVPQRLDISAWRNLERFREQITPAHYRLELLELDGPTDCAVVAAALVNERNHEPKFRLFAGAHLTLEGAVRDALHEAAEGFLQTKYRLATGGKRDDEIDVSSVYNFEDNVRYYARPANFDDVAHLVDGEVCSVSARDDTVPEDAVTELDQVLDALTSAADMTPLAVDLATADVRDLGMYATSVYVPELIDIALPGAPPVDHPALDSLATRSAHPFP, from the coding sequence GTGAGTAACGTGGACATCGAAACGACCGACCACCCGGCTACGCGAGCGGAGCGGTGTCTCGGAGAGCTATGCGGTCTGGTGACCTCTCTCCGGTTCAGACAGGGGGGCCGCGACGCGGGCAACTTCGTGACCACGGAACTCTCGACGGCGGCGCTCGGAGACGTGGTCGACGGCGACAGCGAGGGGAGCATCGACGTCACAGTCGGCGGGGGCGGACGGACGAGGGAAGCGGCCACGCTCACGTCGCTGGGCGAGTTCCTCGAGCGGTACAGCATGTACTGGCCGGTCGAGGGCACAGTGGAGGCAACCTTCGAGGAGTTGCGGTCGGCGGGGGAGCGCGTCGTCGACCCCGACTACCTTCGGGTGTGGGACGAAAGGGACCTGGAGGAGGCAGGCCTCGATCGATTCGATCCAGAGACGTCCATCGACTGGGTCGGCGCTACTGATCTCCTGTCGGGCGAGACGACGTTCCTACCCGTCGAACTTGTCGCGTTCCAGTCGCACGACGACGGTGCTGGCTACTTCCCGTCGTCCACGAGCGGGGCGGCGTGCGGGAGTTCCCTCGCCGGGGCGCTGATACGCTCGCTGTACGAGGCAATCGAACGCGACGCAGTGATGCGAGCGTGGTACGAACAGCGAGTCCCACAGCGACTCGACATCTCCGCGTGGCGCAATCTCGAACGATTCCGGGAGCAGATTACGCCGGCGCACTACCGGCTGGAACTCCTCGAACTCGACGGCCCGACCGACTGCGCTGTCGTTGCTGCCGCGCTGGTCAACGAACGCAACCACGAGCCGAAGTTTCGGCTGTTCGCCGGCGCACACCTCACGCTGGAAGGGGCCGTCCGTGACGCGCTTCACGAAGCAGCGGAGGGATTTCTCCAGACGAAGTACCGGCTCGCCACCGGCGGGAAACGAGACGACGAAATAGACGTATCGAGCGTGTACAACTTCGAGGACAACGTCCGATACTACGCGCGGCCCGCGAACTTCGATGACGTCGCACATCTCGTGGACGGCGAGGTCTGCTCCGTCTCCGCTCGCGACGATACCGTACCTGAGGACGCCGTCACAGAACTGGATCAAGTACTGGATGCGCTCACGTCGGCGGCCGACATGACGCCGCTCGCCGTCGATCTCGCGACCGCCGACGTGCGCGACCTCGGGATGTACGCGACGAGCGTCTACGTGCCCGAGCTGATCGACATCGCACTACCGGGTGCACCGCCGGTCGATCACCCGGCACTGGACAGCCTCGCGACCCGATCCGCTCACCCGTTCCCCTGA
- a CDS encoding TOMM precursor leader peptide-binding protein, with product MSERTDDLASYPRVNPVFAPVVVDENEVHFTAGPWSGPVFEIVDDDRDGTLANLVSQLDGRTHVDEILDGFDPEDRSDVAAVLRSLQEKSIVRDPGKQVDERRAKLGGYLSVSDAESDAVDRISRSIVTVVGAGEVGKRIVEDLLAADVGEIKYVALSSRSGEWGGSLDDDRLQSIEPRALGDAVAASDFGVVAVDRPYPSITTTMNDVAHETDTPWTLGVVNGVDGQVGPTIYPGETACYECFRDRADAATQSRIGYQQVEQSDGVTDALLPSFADVVAGMVATDVLRQLAGAAGVTTGRVVTYDFHDFAVQADDVLRLPRCSTCGKSPERLDSPRHRTLDSLVETMGERE from the coding sequence ATGAGTGAGAGAACTGACGACCTGGCGTCGTACCCCCGCGTCAACCCGGTCTTCGCGCCGGTCGTCGTCGACGAGAACGAGGTCCACTTCACTGCCGGTCCATGGAGCGGGCCGGTGTTCGAGATCGTCGACGACGACAGGGACGGCACGCTCGCCAACCTCGTCTCGCAACTGGACGGGCGGACCCACGTGGACGAGATACTCGATGGGTTCGACCCCGAAGATCGATCGGACGTCGCTGCAGTACTGCGCTCACTCCAGGAGAAGAGCATCGTCCGCGATCCGGGGAAACAGGTCGACGAACGGCGAGCGAAGCTCGGCGGCTACCTCTCCGTCTCAGACGCCGAGTCGGACGCAGTCGACCGGATCTCCCGATCGATCGTCACCGTCGTCGGCGCTGGCGAGGTGGGGAAGCGTATCGTCGAGGACCTCCTGGCCGCCGACGTGGGGGAGATCAAGTACGTCGCACTGTCGTCTCGTTCCGGGGAGTGGGGTGGATCCCTCGACGACGACCGGCTCCAGTCGATCGAGCCGCGGGCGCTCGGGGACGCCGTCGCGGCGTCCGACTTCGGCGTCGTGGCCGTCGACAGGCCCTACCCGTCGATCACGACGACGATGAACGACGTCGCACACGAGACGGATACGCCGTGGACGCTGGGCGTCGTGAACGGTGTCGACGGACAGGTCGGACCCACCATCTACCCGGGCGAGACGGCCTGTTACGAGTGCTTCCGGGACCGAGCGGACGCCGCGACGCAGTCGCGGATCGGATACCAGCAGGTCGAGCAGTCCGACGGCGTCACCGACGCGCTCCTCCCGTCGTTCGCGGACGTCGTCGCCGGGATGGTCGCGACGGACGTGCTCCGACAGCTGGCCGGTGCCGCCGGCGTCACGACCGGGCGCGTCGTCACGTACGACTTCCACGACTTCGCGGTGCAGGCGGACGACGTCCTCAGGCTACCCCGGTGCAGCACCTGCGGGAAGTCCCCGGAACGTCTGGACAGTCCGAGACACAGGACCCTCGACTCTCTCGTCGAGACGATGGGGGAGCGTGAGTAA